From a region of the Candidatus Blochmanniella camponoti genome:
- the recC gene encoding exodeoxyribonuclease V subunit gamma, which produces MSDKSLPDPMQSEIILTEHGIMAQWIQIEIANHFGIACNIKFMTLMSFIQYISNKIESNNFIADNFSQSIMYWKFMKILSQMQISKKCSIIHKYLYGDVNQQKIGQLSEQLSNLFIQYLIYRPDWLNNWESNEIINYLDDTHQTWQSKIWRMFLENIRCNQQELKGNIYPLQRCIDFLKNTQKIIFNYLPSRIFIFGITSIPPIYWNILKLLSYHIDIYLWFINPCYHNLIYISDRDSYDVTQQESQLRNKNVLRSSSSVAVHFSNQNHYSNINHPLLDAWGDVAYDTLSLFTQLKDKIELKSFIIPKQDSLLHIVQKNILEFQNHIKNIKKQPDTTTSTNNQRHILLSEDQSITCHVCHSIQREVEVLHDNLLSMMADDPSLSPGDIIVMAYDIHCYKSAIQTIFDNIQDRHLPFNIAIDNYKKNTHPIISTFINILNIPYSRFTSEEILSFLTVPSIASRFKMNKEEVKLLHQWTIKSGIRWGLDDYTMYNFSLPIINQNTWNFGLNRMLLGYAIKNQHDTWEKILPYDDIMIRDHINIIGQLGEFLKTLKKWRDRFGHSYTLVEWISYFKEIIDDFFYYDHMDSENKTVLIFLKNCYRDILESGIQAEYTQTISVTALRDKLCRKLTQDTVIPRFIPNVINFCNITPTVCIPYKVVCFLGMNDNKFPRNKISPDFNLMVKNPRRNDDNIHEKDCYSFLIAFLLAQEKIYISFIGHSIYDNSMSYPSVLINELLEYIALNFYSKEHENIDIDINIKHIRQRLCQWYPPFPFSPENFNPNNNKQSFATEWLPTTNINTNHSLLIYPNFNTPLSHDLTKTIIFQDLYNFYRHPVRIWFQKRLNVYFDQNILKLSNDEPFSVDGLNRYELNIQLIDYLIHSKNTDELYHSMRASGILPYGVFGKLYWTKQQKKMTILANQIKTYHCIEKHNLDISLTFDTTRLVGQLTAVQENGLTRWKPRYLSMKDVLLLWLEHITYCAIGGKGDSRLFGINDAWHFPNLSKLHAKKLLFTLMSDYRTGINTPILLLYQSGGAWMNHVFDWNTRTISSNPYCQKEAHRKLIQVWQGTKYSLFRESYDPYLRKLISFDLNDENISKIIKTAEYYFFNPMKYRII; this is translated from the coding sequence ATGTCAGATAAATCACTACCTGATCCTATGCAATCTGAAATAATATTAACAGAACACGGTATTATGGCTCAATGGATACAGATAGAAATAGCCAATCATTTTGGTATCGCATGTAATATCAAATTTATGACTTTAATGTCTTTCATACAATATATTTCTAATAAAATAGAGTCTAATAATTTTATAGCGGATAACTTTTCCCAGTCTATCATGTATTGGAAATTTATGAAAATATTATCTCAAATGCAAATATCAAAAAAGTGCTCTATTATACACAAATACTTATATGGCGATGTCAATCAGCAAAAAATAGGTCAACTTTCCGAACAACTTTCCAATTTATTTATTCAATATTTAATATATCGCCCAGATTGGTTGAACAATTGGGAATCTAATGAAATAATAAATTATTTAGATGACACACATCAAACCTGGCAATCAAAAATATGGCGTATGTTCTTAGAGAACATACGATGTAATCAGCAAGAATTGAAGGGTAATATATATCCTTTACAACGTTGTATTGATTTCCTAAAAAATACTCAGAAGATAATTTTTAACTATCTTCCAAGTAGAATATTTATTTTTGGAATAACATCTATACCGCCTATATATTGGAATATCTTAAAATTATTAAGTTACCATATTGATATTTACTTATGGTTTATAAATCCCTGTTATCATAACTTGATTTATATATCTGATCGAGATTCGTATGATGTAACACAACAAGAAAGCCAATTGCGCAATAAGAATGTATTGCGCTCATCTTCATCTGTTGCTGTTCATTTTTCCAATCAGAATCATTATTCTAATATTAATCATCCTTTATTAGATGCATGGGGCGATGTTGCTTATGATACTTTATCTTTGTTTACTCAATTAAAAGATAAAATTGAACTAAAATCTTTTATTATTCCTAAACAAGATTCTTTGCTTCACATTGTACAAAAAAACATTTTAGAATTTCAGAATCATATAAAAAATATAAAAAAACAACCCGATACTACAACATCTACAAATAATCAACGACATATATTATTATCAGAAGATCAATCAATTACTTGCCATGTTTGTCATAGTATTCAACGAGAAGTAGAAGTGTTACATGATAATTTGTTATCAATGATGGCAGATGATCCATCACTGTCTCCGGGAGACATCATAGTTATGGCCTATGATATACACTGTTATAAATCAGCTATTCAAACTATATTTGATAATATACAAGATCGACATTTACCGTTTAATATCGCAATAGATAACTATAAAAAAAATACACATCCAATTATATCAACTTTTATTAATATACTAAACATACCATACAGTCGATTTACTTCTGAAGAAATTTTGTCGTTTTTAACAGTACCATCTATCGCATCTCGGTTTAAAATGAATAAAGAAGAAGTAAAATTATTACACCAATGGACCATTAAATCTGGTATTAGGTGGGGACTTGATGATTACACCATGTATAATTTTAGTTTACCTATTATTAATCAAAATACCTGGAATTTTGGATTAAATAGAATGTTATTAGGTTACGCTATAAAAAATCAACATGATACCTGGGAAAAAATTTTACCGTATGATGATATAATGATCAGAGACCATATCAATATTATTGGTCAATTAGGAGAATTTTTAAAAACATTAAAAAAATGGAGGGACCGATTCGGTCATTCTTATACGTTGGTAGAATGGATATCCTATTTCAAAGAAATAATTGATGATTTTTTTTATTATGATCATATGGATTCAGAAAACAAAACAGTTTTAATTTTCTTAAAAAACTGCTACAGAGATATATTAGAATCAGGCATACAAGCGGAATATACTCAAACTATAAGTGTAACAGCATTACGCGATAAATTATGTCGCAAATTAACACAAGATACTGTAATCCCCCGATTTATACCAAATGTAATTAATTTTTGCAATATTACTCCAACTGTCTGTATTCCTTATAAAGTAGTGTGTTTTTTAGGTATGAATGATAATAAGTTTCCTCGCAATAAAATATCTCCAGACTTTAATTTAATGGTTAAAAATCCGCGTAGAAATGACGATAACATACATGAAAAAGATTGTTATTCATTTTTGATAGCATTTTTATTAGCTCAAGAAAAGATATATATTAGTTTTATCGGACACTCAATTTATGATAATAGCATGAGCTACCCTTCTGTATTAATCAATGAACTTTTAGAATATATTGCTTTAAATTTTTATTCAAAAGAACATGAAAATATAGACATAGATATTAATATCAAACATATACGTCAGCGTTTATGTCAATGGTATCCTCCGTTTCCTTTTTCTCCTGAAAATTTCAATCCTAACAATAATAAACAAAGTTTTGCTACAGAATGGCTACCTACAACAAATATTAATACAAATCATTCTCTATTAATCTATCCGAATTTTAATACTCCGCTTTCACATGACCTCACAAAAACAATAATTTTTCAAGATTTATACAATTTTTATCGCCATCCAGTACGCATATGGTTTCAAAAACGCTTAAATGTGTATTTTGATCAAAATATATTGAAATTATCAAATGACGAACCTTTTTCCGTAGATGGACTCAATCGTTATGAATTGAATATACAATTGATTGATTATCTAATTCATAGTAAAAATACTGATGAACTATATCATAGTATGCGTGCTTCTGGAATTCTACCTTATGGTGTATTTGGAAAATTATATTGGACTAAACAACAAAAAAAAATGACAATATTAGCGAATCAAATAAAAACGTATCATTGTATTGAAAAACATAACCTAGATATTTCTTTAACATTTGATACGACTAGATTAGTAGGGCAATTAACTGCAGTTCAAGAAAATGGATTGACGCGTTGGAAACCTCGATATCTTTCTATGAAAGATGTATTATTGTTGTGGCTAGAACATATAACCTATTGTGCTATAGGTGGAAAAGGTGATAGTCGATTATTTGGTATTAATGATGCATGGCATTTTCCTAATTTGTCAAAATTGCATGCAAAAAAGTTATTATTCACTCTAATGTCAGATTACCGCACAGGTATAAACACCCCCATATTGTTACTATATCAGTCTGGAGGAGCTTGGATGAATCATGTATTTGACTGGAATACTCGAACAATATCTTCCAATCCATATTGTCAAAAAGAAGCACATCGCAAACTAATACAAGTTTGGCAAGGTACCAAATATTCTCTTTTCAGAGAAAGTTACGATCCATATTTACGTAAACTTATTTCATTTGATTTAAATGACGAAAACATCTCAAAAATTATTAAAACGGCAGAATATTACTTTTTTAACCCAATGAAATACAGAATAATATAA